From a region of the Candida albicans SC5314 chromosome 1, complete sequence genome:
- the CAF16 gene encoding putative ATP-binding cassette family ATPase (ABC family protein, predicted not to be a transporter; Hap43, caspofungin repressed; rat catheter and Spider biofilm repressed): MTLDTIDNTLAIEVKNLTYEFPNSKKIGLQDFNLAIPWGTTNLVVGPNGAGKSTLLRILAGKTLIKKGHLKLGGFDPFHFSSQRHEQANSDINNYITYLGTEWATNSIIKRDIPVNLLLASIGGETYQDRRNLLIDILDIDPSWSMLNISDGERRRVQIAMGLVKPWKLLLLDEVTIDLDVVVRSKLLNYLKQECQERNCTVVYATHIFDGLGHKWCDRVIHIDAGLKLNDVKIKDIEFVNDDGRVEVGDEKIIVSKAESLHPLALFWLNKDLERRGTRDDEKLKMSKRHNDYVNSRDGKYFDADDSKLAQYFKSTRSSK; the protein is encoded by the coding sequence ATGACTTTAGATACCATTGATAACACTTTAGCAATCGAGGTTAAAAACCTTACTTACGAATTCCCAAACAGCAAAAAGATCGGGTTAcaagatttcaatttagcCATCCCCTGGGGCACAACGAACTTGGTAGTGGGACCGAATGGTGCCGGaaaatcaacattattACGTATATTAGCTGGGAAAACATTGATCAAGAAAGGCCATCTCAAACTTGGTGGATTTGACCcgtttcatttttcatcTCAACGTCACGAACAAGCCAACTCcgatattaataattatataaCATACTTGGGCACAGAATGGGCAACTAATTCCATCATTAAAAGGGATATACCTGTCAACTTGTTACTTGCTTCTATTGGCGGAGAAACATATCAGGATAGACGCAATTTGTTAATTGACATATTGGATATTGATCCAAGCTGGTCAATGTTGAATATAAGTGATGGAGAGAGACGTCGAGTGCAGATTGCCATGGGGTTGGTGAAGCCTTGGAAGTTATTACTTTTGGATGAAGTCACCATTGATTTAGATGTTGTAGTCAGACTGAAGTTGTTGAACTATTTGAAACAAGAGTGTCAGGAGAGAAACTGTACTGTTGTGTATGCTACTCATATATTTGATGGGTTGGGGCATAAGTGGTGTGATAGAGTGATACATATAGATGCTGGTCTTAAGTTGAATGATGTGAAAATCAAAGACATAGAGTTTGTGAATGACGATGGTCGAGTTGAAGTTGGCGACGAAAAGATCATTGTAAGCAAAGCTGAATCCTTACATCCATTGGCATTATTCTGGTTAAATAAGGATCTAGAAAGAAGAGGAACCAGAGATGAcgaaaaattgaaaatgagTAAACGACACAACGATTACGTCAATTCCAGAGATggtaaatattttgatgCTGACGACTCAAAACTTGCACAATATTTCAAAAGCACAAGAAGCAGCAAATAG
- a CDS encoding uncharacterized protein (Protein of unknown function; Hap43-induced gene) gives MVSISENFTNSFPRNITALNSQKRGMPLQETSPNIINKSPIKQQPVSVISSKKRLAGSPVSLQRESVRLKVNKPESTPTDFDSTFGTTEAEIELNYRNWLLERRLQQANEMKDFLILEQEVSI, from the coding sequence ATGGTTAGTATTCTGGAAAATTTCACTAATTCGTTCCCACGTAATATTACTGCTTTGAACTCCCAAAAAAGGGGTATGCCACTACAAGAAACATCACCAAacataataaacaaatcaccgataaaacaacaaccagTTTCAGTGATTTCATCAAAGAAAAGGTTAGCAGGGAGCCCTGTATCTTTACAACGCGAATCTGTGCGGTTGAAAGTCAATAAACCAGAATCTACTCCAACAGATTTTGATAGTACATTTGGAACCACTGAAGCTGAAATCGAATTAAATTATAGAAATTGGTTGCTAGAAAGGCGGTTACAGCAAGCtaatgaaatgaaagatTTTCTAATACTAGAGCAAGAAGTATCGATATAG
- the CDC42 gene encoding Rho family GTPase (Rho-type GTPase; required for budding and maintenance of hyphal growth; GGTase I geranylgeranylated; misexpression blocks hyphal growth, causes avirulence in mouse IV infection; shows actin-dependent localization to hyphal tip) — MQTIKCVVVGDGAVGKTCLLISYTTSKFPADYVPTVFDNYAVTVMIGDEPFTLGLFDTAGQEDYDRLRPLSYPSTDVFLVCFSVISPASFENVKEKWFPEVHHHCPGVPIIIVGTQTDLRNDDVILQRLHRQKLSPITQEQGEKLAKELRAVKYVECSALTQRGLKTVFDEAIVAALEPPVIKKSKKCTIL, encoded by the coding sequence ATGCAAACTATAAAATGTGTTGTTGTCGGTGATGGTGCCGTTGGTAAAACTTGCTTATTAATCTCGTATACCACTAGTAAATTTCCAGCTGATTATGTTCCTACTgtttttgataattatgCTGTAACCGTGATGATAGGAGACGAACCATTTACCTTGGGATTATTTGATACTGCTGGTCAAGAAGATTACGACAGATTAAGGCCTTTGTCATATCCATCGACTGATGTATTccttgtttgtttttccGTCATTTCTCCTGCTTCGTTTGAAAAtgttaaagaaaaatggtTCCCAGAAGTTCATCACCATTGTCCCGGTGTGCCAATAATTATTGTCGGTACCCAAACTGATTTACGAAACGATGATGTTATTTTACAGAGATTGCACAGACAAAAATTGTCCCCAATCACCCAGGAACAGGGTGAAAAATTGGCTAAGGAATTGAGAGCTGTCAAGTATGTTGAGTGTTCTGCATTGACTCAAAGAGGATTGAAAACAGTGTTTGACGAGGCTATAGTAGCTGCATTAGAACCTCCTGTAATTAAAAAATCGAAAAAGTGTACTATTTTATAG
- the UPC2 gene encoding Upc2p (Zn2-Cys6 transcript factor; regulator of ergosterol biosynthetic genes and sterol uptake; binds ERG2 promoter; induced by ergosterol depletion, by azoles, anaerobicity; macrophage/pseudohyphal-repressed; flow model biofilm induced): protein MMMTVKQESPNSTLNTSEFSSDENLKTNNSEPPKKVSKSSTGKRKYHQKSRNGCSTCKKRRVKCDEQRPVCGNCTKLKLDCGYLHEPLENILNTKKDIANNEPPSKKRKRKVSTVSAASDSESTTQQATPSLTPSPNHSQDIKTQPVIPPTNPLSALSSGLLSAGNLNNLNVAHLVNNLSGLGDLSNLASLGNLASLSNLASLAQLPIDLSNLGSLLDSPAASNIAASFLGSAAATTVPPTTNSEFKESNQRKSQTQMPPQPTVPITSMGAATTTSSHQQANMPSRSKPQPETLQSSIPATTSGSPGMSYPGCPSNSDPFGRSSDKSLPNISPNMSIPANPLSDPLTQGMRSNLNMLDLKLMFHYTSVVANTITGAGISDTNIWNCDIPKLAFEHPFLMHSILAFSATHLSRTEKGLDQCVTCHRGDALRLLREAVLNINADNTDALVASALILIMDSLANASFPSSTSPKSLPASAWIFHVKGAATILTAVWPLTEASRFYKFISVDLGDLGDIINQGVNMNKSKGIDRENSAYYTDLECHDADIADLFPVLLDSPYLITLAYLNKLHKERYKSDFILRIFAFPALLDKQFMGLLMSGDVKAMRIMRSYYKLLRSFTTEMKDKVWFLEGVSQVLPVNVEEYAGGAGGMHMMMDFLGGGPAIVDDNEIDAEITKFDPSGTLTNKLIDTDNLPSVLTSNLDLMQGDNGFMNMK, encoded by the coding sequence atgatgatgacagTGAAACAAGAATCACCAAATTCAACTTTGAATACATCTGAGTTCTCGTCTGATGAAAATCTCAAGACAAATAACTCTGAGCCTCCTAAGAAAGTGTCTAAATCTTCTACtgggaaaagaaaataccatcaaaaatcaagaaaCGGATGCTCGACATGCAAAAAGAGACGCGTCAAATGTGATGAACAGAGACCTGTATGTGGCAACTGTaccaaattgaaattggattGTGGTTATCTTCACGAACCTTTGGAGAATATTTTAAATACGAAAAAGGATATTGCCAATAATGAACCCCCAtcaaagaagagaaaaagaaaagtttcCACTGTATCAGCTGCATCCGACTCGGAATCAACTACTCAACAAGCAACTCCATCCTTGACCCCTAGTCCTAATCATTCTCAAGACATCAAAACTCAGCCGGTGATTCCTCCAACTAATCCACTTAGTGCTTTGTCTTCAGGACTTTTGAGTGCAGGTAATTTGAATAACTTGAATGTGGCCCATTTAGTTAATAATCTTTCTGGGTTAGGTGACTTATCTAATTTAGCAAGTCTTGGAAACTTGGCCAGTCTATCCAATTTAGCTTCATTAGCACAGTTGCCCATCGACTTGAGTAATTTGGGGTCACTTTTGGACTCGCCAGCAGCAAGTAATATAGCTGCTAGTTTTTTAGGTCTGGCTGCTGCCACCACTGTTCCTCCTACAACAAATTCCGAATTCAAAGAATCTAATCAAAGAAAGTCACAGACACAGATGCCTCCGCAGCCTACAGTGCCGATAACTTCCATGGGGGCTGCAACAACCACTAGTTCTCATCAACAAGCAAATATGCCATCTAGGAGTAAACCACAACCAGAAACTCTTCAGTCCTCAATCCCTGCCACAACTCTGGGATCACCCGGCATGAGCTACCCTGGCTGCCCTAGTAATTCTGATCCATTTGGTCGCAGTAGTGATAAATCGTTACCTAACATATCACCTAATATGTCCATTCCTGCAAATCCACTAAGTGACCCTTTAACTCAAGGGATGCGGTCAAACCTCAATATGCTTGACTTGAAGTTGATGTTTCATTACACATCTGTGGTGGCCAATACTATTACAGGAGCTGGTATATCTGATACCAATATATGGAACTGCGATATTCCCAAGTTGGCTTTTGAGCATCCATTTTTGATGCATTCGATACTTGCCTTTAGTGCCACACATTTGTCACGAACAGAGAAAGGTCTAGACCAATGTGTTACATGTCATCGTGGGGATGCTTTGAGATTGCTACGAGAAGCCGTGTTGAATATAAATGCAGACAATACTGATGCTTTGGTTGCCAGTGCCTTGATATTAATTATGGATTCGTTAGCCAATGCCTCGTTCCCTTCGTCAACGTCTCCCAAGTCTTTGCCAGCTTCTGCATGGATATTCCATGTCAAGGGAGCCGCTACCATATTGACAGCAGTTTGGCCATTAACAGAAGCATCGAGATTCTACAAGTTTATATCTGTCGACTTGGGAGATTTAGGCGACATTATCAACCAAGGTGTGAACATGAATAAGTCGAAAGGAATTGACCGTGAGAATTCGGCTTATTATACGGATTTAGAATGTCACGATGCAGATATTGCAGATTTGTTTCCAGTGCTTTTGGACTCTCCATATTTGATAACTTTGGCgtatttgaataaattgcACAAGGAGAGATACAAGTCTGACTTTATTTTACGTATATTTGCATTTCCAGCACTTTTGGACAAGCAATTTATGGGGTTGTTAATGTCTGGAGATGTCAAGGCCATGCGGATAATGAGAAGTTATTATAAGTTGCTCCGCTCGTTTACAACCGAAATGAAAGACAAAGTATGGTTTTTAGAAGGTGTTTCGCAAGTTTTGCCTGTTAATGTGGAAGAGTACGCAGGTGGAGCCGGTGGTATGCATATGATGATGGATTTCCTTGGTGGGGGTCCAGCCATTGtagatgataatgaaattgatgcCGAAATAACCAAATTCGATCCCAGTGGGACTTTaactaataaattaatagaTACTGATAATCTTCCAAGCGTCCTTACCAGTAATTTAGACTTAATGCAAGGTGATAATGGGTTTATGAATATGAAATAG
- a CDS encoding uncharacterized protein (Ortholog(s) have role in mitochondrial respiratory chain complex III assembly and integral component of mitochondrial membrane localization) produces MSAVKPLWYRWARVYFAGGCLVGTGVLFWYTIRPTDEQLIARFSPEVKADYERNKELRQQEQKRLIEIVKETSSSSDPIWKAGPIGSPFEKEQRNLSMELVDAELFHKTKHEEQQKQEIDRANEESKEAERLMQQNKKPWWKFF; encoded by the coding sequence ATGTCAGCGGTGAAACCATTGTGGTACAGATGGGCACGTGTTTATTTTGCAGGAGGATGTTTAGTGGGTACAGGTGTTTTATTCTGGTATACCATTCGACCAACAGATGAACAATTAATAGCCAGGTTTTCTCCTGAAGTAAAAGCAGATTAtgaaagaaataaagaGTTACGACAACAAGAACAGAAAAGATTGATAGAGATAGTAAAAGaaacttcttcatcaaGTGACCCTATTTGGAAAGCTGGCCCAATAGGATCTCCGTTTGAAAAGGAACAACGGAACTTGAGTATGGAGTTGGTTGATGCCGAGTTATTCCACAAGACAAAGCACGAGGAACAACAGAAACAAGAGATAGATAGAGCAAACGAAGAATCTAAGGAAGCAGAAAGGTTGAtgcaacaaaataaaaagccATGGTGGaagtttttttaa
- the APS3 gene encoding Aps3p (Component of the adaptor complex AP-3, which is involved in vacuolar protein sorting) encodes MIHSVLIFNNDGLPRLMKFYTKVDIPTQKLLLQQVHSLISTRSAQECSFITPPSLLEDLDDIKVIYRHYATLYFVFIVDDQESELGILDLIQVFVECLDKCFSNVCELDLVFGWQVLQTVLEEIVQGGMVIDTNINRIVAAVDEANSQKNVNSNGSTISASILSSLSRDRGFWGR; translated from the exons ATGATTCATTCCGTTTTAATAT TCAATAATGATGGTCTTCCGAGACTAATGAAATTCTATACCAAAGTCGATATTCCAACACAGAAATTGCTCTTGCAACAAGTGCACCTGTTGATATCTACTAGATCAGCACAAGAGTGTTCGTTTATTACCCCTCCCTCTCTTTTGGAAGATTTGGATGATATCAAGGTAATCTATCGTCACTACGCCactttatattttgtatttattgTTGACGATCAAGAGTCCGAGTTGGGGATATTGGACTTGATCCAAGTATTTGTGGAGTGTTTGGACAAGTGTTTTTCTAATGTGTGTGAGTTGGATTTGGTATTTGGCTGGCAAGTACTACAAACTGTGTTAGAAGAAATCGTGCAAGGCGGGATGGTGATCGACACCAACATTAATCGAATAGTTGCTGCTGTGGATGAAGCCAACAGTCAGAAAAACGTCAACTCCAATGGAAGTACGATTAGTGCATCAATACTCCTGTCGTTGTCTCGAGATAGAGGGTTCTGGGGTAGGTAA